A region of the Microbulbifer pacificus genome:
TTTTTTTCGGCTTTCCTAAGAGGAGCAAAGTCGTTCTCCGTCCACTCAGGCAGGTCAAATGCAAGTATTGGCAGCATGCTAGTTCAACTGAGCTTTGATTCTCTCAAAATCGGCCAAAGATGGCCTTTTGATTGTGAAACGGATGTCAATACGACGATTCTTCTTCAATGATTCCGGATTATCCGGATCCTCAACTGTATCCATTCGAGGCCGCGTCTCCGCGTAACCACTGACGGAAAACAACTTCTTATCGTCATGGTTGTAAATATCCTCAAGCCGTTGCCCCTCTGGAAGCATCTCATTCCAGAAACGCCAGACTGAGATCGCCCTGAAAGTAGAGAGCCCCCAATTCTCCTGAATGGCAGCATTTCGATATGGGACTTTATCGGTGTGTCCTTCTACAAATACTGTGTCCAGATACTTTCGCCGATCGTCTTTCGTAATCGCAATAAACAGTACCCTGCCGATCTCCAATGTCACTTGCTGGGAACGATCATCCTGCGGAACCTGATACTTACCGGAGCGAAAGGCAAGTACGTCCTCAGGGATCCGCAGCACGGTGTCATTCTCACTAATGGACACCGGTATGCCCTTATCGTTTAACTCCCTCTCGATTTCACGCAGCAAGTTCTCGCGAACCTGCTCAGCCTTTGCGATTTCCTGAATGGCCTCATCCCAGTCTTGGCGCTTTTGCATTAACTCGAGCACTAACGCAACTACCGCCAAAACAAAGATGACAAGGAGACCGGCCATGATGTCGGAGAAAGACATCCAGTATGGATTTTCCTCGTCCGCTGAGGATCTATGATGGCTCCCGTTAGCTAATCGCATGACCTACTTTACCCCTCACGCTAAGCTTTCCGTCAATTTCATCGACAAGCTCATTAATGGTGCTTACCGCATTGGTCATTGAAGATATGTAGTTATTTGTTTGTTCATTCCACGCAGACATACGATTCGATGTCTGTACTTGTACGGCGTCGGCATAGTCCTTAAGCGCGCGATTCATCCTCTCTTGCAGCTCAGAAACATGCTGCTTCATACTTTGCCCCAACGTATCAAAGCTCTCCTGAACTTTGCCTAGACCTGACTCAGCCATTTCCGCTGCAGACATCAAGTTATCGGTCGCACCACTCATAGTGACAGTGACCTGTTCCATTTTGTTTGACAGCGCCTCATAAGCTTTCAACACCGCCTCGTTTTGACTACTTATCCGTTCAAACTGATCAGCCGAAGTTTCCAGATGCTCTTCTAGGCTGTCGCTTGCCTGGCGTAGATTGGTCGACAACATGCCGAGCTGATTGGATGAGCCCTTCATGTCACTGGCTGCCTGCTGCATGGACTGAGTTGCTGCAACATGACTCTCAGCCAAACTCTTGAACCTTTCAACGAGATCATTTAGCTCTGCACTGATCGATTCATGCTGAGCTTGCTGAGTGTCCAGGGTTTTCTGTATACCCTCTGTCAGGCCATCTTGCGCACTGATAAAGCGGTTGAACTGAGCATCCGCGGCCTTCTGTGCCTGCTCTTCCCGCTCATGCTGCTTGGCCAAGTGGGCAGACATTGCCTCTTGTATTTCCCGAATAGCAGTCGCGTTGCGCTCGGTGAAGGTACCCATCTCCCCTTTTAGCTGCGAGGTGAATTCATTCAACCCAGAGACCATCTGTTCTGATGCCTGCCCCATGTCAGTAGCTGCACCTTTGAGCATCTGTTCCTGTGCTTTACCTGCATCGCCCACACCCTTGAGGAAACGCTCCAGCAGCGATTCCAGAGCCTTCTCCGAACCCGAATGTGCGTTCTGTACTAGCTGCTGAATCGCAGGCCCCAAGATGTTATTCAGACTTTGCTCCATACCGTCCCGAATCACCACAGAAGCTTTTTGCATCGCCTCCTGCATCTTGTGACCGATTTTTTCGTCAAGTTCTGCGAGCTTTTCCATGCTCTGACGAGAGAAATCTTCAATGTTAGACAAGCTTTGTTCCGCGGTTATGCGGGGGAATAGGTTATCAATCCGCGCTTGGAAACGGCTGATACGGGCCCGGATATTACGCTCAAGCAGCTTTTCATAAAGGTTAAATACCACACTAGTAAACACCCCCCACACCGAGGTCATAAAGGCGATCTTAGCGCCTCCGATCATTCCAAAAATGCCGTCACGAAGCTTATCCACATCGGTGGAAGATGTGTCTATATTGAGCGCACCTAGGCCCATGGTAAGGCCTGCGAAGGTACCGATAACACCGATGGCCGTCAGGAAACCTGGCACTGCCGCCAGTAGCCTGTTCTCTGTGAGGCTACGAGCAAGCGTATGTGTATTGAAAAAGTGCGCGGCATCAAGGGTATTGCAGAGCCGCTGCTTTTGGGGAACAGGCACGAGCGATTCATCGAACTCCCGCCAAAGATCACCGTAGCGAG
Encoded here:
- a CDS encoding OmpA/MotB family protein codes for the protein MSFSDIMAGLLVIFVLAVVALVLELMQKRQDWDEAIQEIAKAEQVRENLLREIERELNDKGIPVSISENDTVLRIPEDVLAFRSGKYQVPQDDRSQQVTLEIGRVLFIAITKDDRRKYLDTVFVEGHTDKVPYRNAAIQENWGLSTFRAISVWRFWNEMLPEGQRLEDIYNHDDKKLFSVSGYAETRPRMDTVEDPDNPESLKKNRRIDIRFTIKRPSLADFERIKAQLN
- the zorA gene encoding anti-phage ZorAB system protein ZorA, whose translation is MEQSTYSLGNLWPQFGSIFDGRLSSPEGLSAVFVTFLILATVIFGGWALNRLQSARKALAFYESLVAGVKPESLLEQRRDLTNRAMQSARYGDLWREFDESLVPVPQKQRLCNTLDAAHFFNTHTLARSLTENRLLAAVPGFLTAIGVIGTFAGLTMGLGALNIDTSSTDVDKLRDGIFGMIGGAKIAFMTSVWGVFTSVVFNLYEKLLERNIRARISRFQARIDNLFPRITAEQSLSNIEDFSRQSMEKLAELDEKIGHKMQEAMQKASVVIRDGMEQSLNNILGPAIQQLVQNAHSGSEKALESLLERFLKGVGDAGKAQEQMLKGAATDMGQASEQMVSGLNEFTSQLKGEMGTFTERNATAIREIQEAMSAHLAKQHEREEQAQKAADAQFNRFISAQDGLTEGIQKTLDTQQAQHESISAELNDLVERFKSLAESHVAATQSMQQAASDMKGSSNQLGMLSTNLRQASDSLEEHLETSADQFERISSQNEAVLKAYEALSNKMEQVTVTMSGATDNLMSAAEMAESGLGKVQESFDTLGQSMKQHVSELQERMNRALKDYADAVQVQTSNRMSAWNEQTNNYISSMTNAVSTINELVDEIDGKLSVRGKVGHAIS